From Deferrisoma camini S3R1, the proteins below share one genomic window:
- a CDS encoding tyrosine-type recombinase/integrase, which yields MPARLFTSAYLRSLRPKDRRYEVREPGGLGLWVYPSGRKTWMYTYTVGGRKFRLKIGEYPRVGLAEARKLVVAAKADIAQGINPQLATRRKRQEMKRQGLTVRDLVRAYIERWAKPRKRSWAEDQRRLKADVVRAWGHRPASEITRADVRELLDEVLERGPYAANRLFATMRRMFNWAVEVDLLPASPCWQVRMPAQEQPRERVLTPAEIRAFWWGLEGFSHVRGDAFLPRDSVRRALRVLLLTAQRPGEVSALPWAEVEGEWWTIPGERTKNRKTHRVPLTPLVLELLGEPGGEWVFPGRAKPITPTDLGHAIQQYRRLTGVERFTPHDLRRTAASGMASLGVPRLVIRQVLNHTDPTVTAVYDRHSYDREKREALEAWERRVREITGAR from the coding sequence ATGCCAGCCCGCTTGTTCACGTCCGCGTACCTGCGGAGTCTCCGGCCGAAAGATAGACGTTACGAGGTCAGGGAGCCCGGTGGCCTCGGGCTCTGGGTGTACCCATCGGGCCGGAAAACCTGGATGTACACGTACACGGTGGGTGGGCGGAAGTTCCGGCTCAAGATCGGGGAGTACCCCCGGGTGGGGCTGGCCGAGGCGCGCAAGCTCGTGGTGGCCGCGAAGGCGGACATTGCGCAGGGGATCAACCCCCAGCTCGCCACGCGCAGGAAGCGCCAAGAGATGAAGCGCCAAGGTCTTACTGTGCGCGACCTCGTGCGGGCCTATATCGAGCGCTGGGCGAAGCCACGAAAGCGCTCCTGGGCCGAGGACCAGCGCCGGCTCAAAGCGGACGTGGTGCGGGCGTGGGGCCACCGGCCGGCGTCGGAGATCACACGGGCAGACGTTCGCGAGCTTCTGGACGAGGTGCTTGAGCGGGGGCCCTACGCGGCGAACCGGCTGTTTGCGACGATGCGCCGGATGTTCAACTGGGCGGTGGAGGTGGACCTCCTGCCGGCGTCGCCCTGTTGGCAGGTGCGGATGCCGGCCCAGGAGCAGCCCCGGGAACGGGTGCTGACGCCGGCGGAGATTCGGGCGTTCTGGTGGGGGCTGGAAGGGTTCTCCCATGTGCGAGGGGATGCGTTTCTCCCCCGGGACTCAGTGCGCCGGGCGCTGCGCGTGCTGCTCCTGACGGCCCAGCGGCCCGGGGAGGTGTCGGCGCTTCCGTGGGCCGAGGTCGAGGGGGAGTGGTGGACGATCCCGGGGGAGCGCACCAAGAACCGCAAGACTCATCGTGTGCCTCTGACGCCCCTGGTGCTGGAGCTCCTGGGCGAGCCGGGGGGCGAGTGGGTGTTCCCCGGCCGAGCAAAGCCGATCACGCCCACGGATCTCGGGCACGCGATTCAGCAGTACCGGCGCCTCACCGGGGTGGAGCGCTTCACCCCCCACGACCTGCGCCGGACCGCGGCTTCGGGGATGGCCTCGTTGGGGGTGCCCCGGCTCGTGATCCGCCAGGTGCTGAACCACACCGACCCCACGGTGACGGCCGTGTACGATCGGCACAGCTACGACCGGGAGAAGCGCGAGGCGCTGGAGGCGTGGGAGCGGAGGGTGCGGGAGATCACGGGGGCCAGATAG